One Helianthus annuus cultivar XRQ/B chromosome 12, HanXRQr2.0-SUNRISE, whole genome shotgun sequence genomic region harbors:
- the LOC110893783 gene encoding probable sulfate transporter 3.5 — translation MAPVRVGATGETLNKVNFAAPRSFATALKSDLKETLFPDDPFHDFKGKPLPIKAKKAVQYFVPVFEWLPKYTWKLFMRDLLAGITIASLAIPQGISYAKLANIPPIIGLYSSFVPPLIYAVFGSSKHIAVGTVAACSLIIADTIETKVNPIEQPDLYLNLVFTATLVSGVTQLILGVFRLGILVDFLSHSTIIGFMGGTATLICLQQLKGILGLKHFTTHTDMVSVIRAIFKNKREIRWESAVVGVIFLVFLQFTRFVKQKKPKLFWVSAIGPMVVVTSGCIFAYLAHAEKHGIAIVGDLKKGINPSSLKNLNFDPKYISAPIQAGLITAVIALAEGIAIGRSFAIMENEQIDGNKEMIAFGLMNIVGSFTSCYLTTGPFSKSAVNYNAGCKTQMTNVVMSMCMMLTLLFLAPLFSYTPLVALSAIIMSAMLGLIEYEKAYHLYKTDKFDFSICMVAFFGVAFISMDVGLMLSVGLALLRALLYVARPPSSKLGKIPDTSVYRDVEQYPGAIDVPKTLILQLGSPIYFANSGYLRERILRWVRDEKASKESQGDDVEYVLLDLGGVTSIDITGVETLVEIFRSLEVKEIKAVIVNPRLEVMEKLTLTHFIDKIGKERVFLSIEEAIEGCKFSLSRSKDYGSAQC, via the exons ATGGCCCCGGTGAGAGTAGGTGCTACCGGAGAAACACTTAACAAGGTGAACTTCGCTGCCCCGAGAAGCTTTGCGACCGCGTTAAAGTCCGACTTGAAGGAAACCTTGTTCCCAGATGATCCGTTTCATGACTTTAAAGGGAAGCCATTGCCAATCAAGGCTAAAAAAGCGGTACAATATTTCGTTCCAGTCTTCGAATGGCTTCCGAAATACACCTGGAAATTGTTTATGCGTGATCTTTTAGCCGGGATTACTATCGCTAGCCTCGCCATTCCTCAAGGCATTAGCTATGCTAAACTCGCTAACATTCCTCCCATCATCGGTTTAT ATTCGAGTTTTGTTCCACCTCTAATCTACGCGGTTTTCGGGAGCTCAAAACATATAGCCGTTGGAACCGTAGCCGCTTGTTCTTTAATCATAGCCGATACCATTGAAACAAAAGTtaacccgatcgaacagccagacCTTTATCTTAATCTAGTCTTCACGGCTACGCTCGTTTCTGGTGTAACTCAGCTCATACTTGGTGTTTTCCG GCTTGGAATCTTGGTAGATTTCTTGTCACATTCTACTATTATTGGCTTCATGGGAGGGACAGCAACACTAATTTGTCTTCAACAACTTAAAGGAATTTTGGGTTTGAAGCATTTTACTACACATACTGATATGGTATCTGTTATACGTGCCATCTTCAAAAACAAAAGAGAG ATAAGATGGGAAAGTGCGGTTGTAGGTGTTATTTTCTTGGTCTTTCTTCAGTTTACAAGATTTGTG AAGCAAAAGAAACCGAAATTGTTTTGGGTGTCGGCAATAGGTCCCATGGTAGTCGTTACAAGTGGATGCATATTTGCCTATCTTGCCCATGCAGAAAAACATGGCATTGCAATA GTGGGTGACTTGAAAAAAGGAATTAATCCTTCCTCTCtgaaaaatttgaattttgatcCCAAATATATATCAGCACCAATTCAAGCAGGACTCATAACAGCCGTGATTGCTCTTGCT GAAGGGATAGCAATTGGAAGAAGCTTTGCCATAATGGAAAATGAACAAATTGATGGTAACAAGGAAATGATAGCATTTGGTCTCATGAACATAGTTGGATCTTTCACATCTTGCTACTTAACTACAG GGCCGTTTTCAAAATCCGCGGTGAATTACAACGCAGGGTGTAAAACACAAATGACTAACGTAGTGATGTCGATGTGTATGATGTTAACATTACTCTTCTTAGCACCCCTCTTCAGTTACACTCCTCTTGTTGCTCTCTCGGCCATTATCATGTCGGCAATGCTTGGTCTCATTGAATATGAAAAAGCTTACCATCTCTACAAAACCGACAAGTTTGATTTCAGCATTTGCATGGTTGCTTTCTTTGGTGTTGCTTTCATTAGTATGGATGTCGGCCTCATGTTGTCG GTGGGGTTAGCGTTGTTGAGAGCCCTTTTGTATGTAGCTAGGCCACCAAGTTCGAAACTTGGTAAAATACCAGATACCTCTGTCTATCGTGACGTAGAACAATATCCGGGTGCCATCGACGTTCCCAAGACTCTAATTTTGCAACTTGGTTCTCCGATCTACTTTGCAAATTCTGGTTACTTGAGAGAAAG GATTTTGAGATGGGTTAGAGATGAAAAGGCCAGTAAAGAATCTCAAGGAGATGATGTTGAGTATGTTTTATTAGACTTAGGAG GGGTTACATCTATTGATATCACCGGTGTCGAAACACTAGTTGAAATTTTCAGAAGTTTAGAAGTAAAAGAAATCAAG GCTGTCATAGTAAATCCAAGACTCGAAGTTATGGAGAAGCTAACTCTTACACACTTCATAGACAAAATTGGAAAAGAACGCGTGTTTCTTTCTATCGAAGAAGCAATTGAGGGGTGCAAGTTTTCACTCAGTCGTTCGAAGGATTATGGTAGCGCACAATGTTAA
- the LOC110896278 gene encoding long chain acyl-CoA synthetase 6, peroxisomal-like, with translation MALLKPTIFCSVPRLYNRVYDGVMNAVKSSGGLREKLFNAAYNAKRQALLKGKNASPMWDRLVFDKIKAKRGGRVRFMVSGASPLSANVIDFLKV, from the exons ATGGCTTTATTAAAACCGACGATTTTCTGCAGTGTTCCTCGGTTATATAACAGAGTATATGATGG CGTTATGAATGCAGTGAAATCATCTGGTGGTTTGAGGGAAAAGTTGTTTAATGCTGCATATAATGCAAAGAGGCAAGCATTACTTAAAG gCAAGAACGCATCTCCAATGTGGGACCGATTagtatttgacaaaataaaaGCCAAACGCGGCGGGCGGGTTCGTTTTATGGTTTCAGGGGCGTCTCCATTGTCTGCTAATGTCATTGATTTTCTTAAAGTGTAA
- the LOC110896229 gene encoding uncharacterized protein LOC110896229 gives MARKTFYHWSDTTDLKIEFSTWSLQEQRNAEELNQKVAMVSDKYYKQTWNSIALLDEVASSTPTEFKEKAEEFITNLLKQDQKTCDMLADLQSKTKNEIAWKKARERDILLSVNFCLKPGDLVGIDLVNFENLFFLSLERTIVLVNSGWPDHGLPSSSSWLAKGGAARVKPRLFCIESYQVVFRDQGFLSMSGQGPVFRPQPHRRPPADDHEIYPRDAEIERLRQRIRDLEAHPFDRLGDPDETTVTDSDYDDHEHNVFADGRYRRSPPRRRHRSPPPPPQAQQPDPLRALGFRLEVPEFEGKVQADDFLEWLQTVERVFDIREVPEDLKVKLVALKFRKHASIWWEHVQAKRRREGKRKVRTWEKLRSLMKKKFLPVTHKQDTYLDYHNLCQGSLSVEDFIGEFERLRLCCDMEEDEKQIIARFLGGLRTDLSDVVYLQQYFTFDDVCRLALRVEKQLLAKPTPASRFAPTTRPTVVSQPTVSAQNAAAKPNAKADTRQQPTASVPASSTAHLRCYKCQGFGHLKRDCPNMQVLALIADPDNQSDHEEGQPELLLPDRGELLVTRRLLHITVNDPDDMAWLRHNIFKTQCTAKGKVCSVIIDGGSCENMVSTTMVEKLNLPTQDHPDPYQLSWLRKGSVVRVTKKCLVALTIGNKYADEIWCEVIPMDACHVLLGRPWLYDRRVKHDGFRNTYTFKKDGLYVTLAPLNPKDEPPPPIASKSEFVGLTRVLPTSVVFGLVVTEVNPAVHEPPEAVSPLITEFADIFPKDIPHGLPLMRDIQHCIDFFPGSTIPNKPAYRMNPKEFEELHKQVKELLDKGLIRESMSPCAVPALLVPKPGGAFRMCVDSRAVNKIMIKYRFPIPRFDDMLDQLHGSTIFSKLDLRSGYHQIRMRPGDEWKTAFKTRDGLYKWLVMPFGLSNAPSTFMRLMNHIFKHLIGKFVVVYFDDILVFSRSSDQHLTHLRAVFTILREQKLYANSKKCQFFAEEVKFLGYLVSKDGIRMDPIKTESITSWPIPTPFHEVRSFHGLASFYRRFIKDFSTIVAPITECLKKSKFIWTDEAQKSFESLKKAVTKTPVLALPSFDQVFQVECDASGLGIGAVLSQGSRPIAFFSEKFNETRRRYSTYDKEFYAIVRSLEYWRHYLLPNDFILYSDHQALKYIQGQANLNPRHAKWV, from the exons ATGGCGAGGAAAACCTTCTATCACTGGTCCGATACTACTGATCTTAAAATCGAATTTTCAACCTGGTCACTCCAAGAACAGAGAAATGCTGAAGAACTCAACCAAAAAGTTGCTATGGTTAGTGATAAATATTATAAGCAAACCTGGAATAGCATTGCACTGCTGGATGAAGTTGCCTCTTCTACTCCAACAGAGTTTAAAGAAAAAGCAGAAGAGTTTATTACAAATTTGCTGAAACAGGATCAGAAGACCTGTGATATGCTAGCTGATCTACAAAGTAAAACAAAAAACGAAATTGcatggaagaaggcgagagaacgAGATATTCTATTAAGTGTtaatt TTTGTTTAAAACCTGGAGATTTGGTTGGAATAGATTTGGTGAattttgaaaacttgttttttcTCTCTTTGGAACGAACAATCGTTCTTGTGAATTCCGGTTGGCCGGATCACGGTTTACCGTCATCATCGTCTTGGTTGGCCAAGGGTGGTGCCGCTAGGGTTAAGCCTAGGTTATTTTGTATCGAATCCTATCAAGTGGTATTCAGAGACCAGGGATTTCTCAGCATGTCAGGCCAGGGTCCGGTTTTCCGTCCGCAGCCTCATCGCCGGCCACCTGCCGACGATCATGAAATCTATCCACGTGATGCTGAGATTGAAAGATTGCGCCAGAGGATTCGGGATTTGGAAGCTCATCCGTTCGATCGTCTCGGTGATCCGGACGAGACTACCGTCACCGATTCCGACTATGACGACCACGAGCATAATGTTTTTGCCGATGGTCGTTATCGCCGTTCACCGCCTCGCCGTCGTCACAGatcaccgccgccgccaccacagGCACAACAACCTGATCCGCTTCGGGCTCTCGGGTTTAGACTGGAGGTTCCGGAATTTGAGGGGAAAGTTCAAGCCGATGACTTTCTCGAATGGCTTCAAACGGTCGAGCGTGTTTTTGACATACGAGAGGTTCCCGAGGACTTGAAGGTAAAATTAGTTGCTCTTAAATTTCGTAAACATGCGTCTATATGGTGGGAACACGTGCAAGCAAAACGTAGACGGGAGGGTAAAAGGAAAGTACGTACGTGGGAAAAATTACGTTCTTTGATGAAAAAGAAATTTTTGCCAGTGACTCACAAGCAGGATACGTACTTGGACTACCATAACTTGTGTCAGGGTTCATTATCGGTTGAGGATTTCATTGGGGAATTTGAACGCCTGCGTTTATGTTGTGACATGGAAGAAGACGAAAAACAAATAATTGCGCGGTTCTTGGGTGGGTTACGAACCGATCTTTCAGATGTTGTCTACTTACAGCAGTATTTCACGTTTGACGACGTATGTCGGCTTGCTTTACGCGTCGAAAAACAGCTTCTCGCCAAGCCCACACCTGCAAGCCGATTTGCACCCACAACCAGGCCCACTGTTGTTTCGCAGCCCACTGTTTCGGCCCAAAATGCCGCTGCCAAGCCCAATGCTAAAGCCGATACTCGACAGCAGCCCACTGCATCGGTTCCAGCATCCAGTACGGCCCATTTACGTTGTTACAAGTGTCAGGGCTTCGGTCACCTCAAGCGTGATTGTCCGAATATGCAGGTTTTGGCACTCATTGCTGATCCGGATAACCAGTCGGACCATGAGGAGGGCCAACCCGAGCTTCTTCTTCCGGATCGAGGGGAGTTACTCGTCACTAGGCGTTTGTTACACATCACCGTGAACGACCCTGATGACATGGCATGGCTTCGCCACAACATTTTTAAAACCCAATGTACTGCAAAAGGGAAGGTGTGTTCCGTTATCATAGATGGGGGTAGCTGCGAAAACATGGTTTCAACGACGATGGTAGAAAAACTTAACTTGCCCACTCAGGATCACCCGGATCCTTATCAGTTGTCTTGGCTCCGAAAAGGTAGTGTTGTTCGCGTTACAAAAAAATGTTTGGTTGCTTTAACGATTGGTAATAAGTATGCGGATGAAATATGGTGCGAAGTGATTCCCATGGATGCTTGTCATGTTTTGTTGGGTCGACCATGGTTATACGATAGGCGGGTTAAACACGACGGTTTCCGCAATACTTACACTTTTAAAAAAGACGGCCTATATGTCACACTTGCTCCACTTAACCCAAAAGACGAACCGCCACCGCCGATTGCGTCCAAATCGGAATTTGTGGGTCTCACTCGGGTTTTGCCCACGTCGGTCGTTTTCGGGCTTGTGGTCACGGAGGTCAACCCCGCCGTGCATGAGCCACCCGAAGCCGTTTCCCCGTTGATTACCGAGTTCGCGGATATCTTTCCCAAGGATATCCCTCACGGGTTACCTCTCATGCGGGATATTCAACATTGTATCGACTTCTTTCCGGGTTCCACTATCCCTAATAAACCGGCGTATAGGATGAACCCAAAAGAATTCGAAGAACTACACAAACAGGTCAAAGAACTCTTGGACAAAGGGTTGATCCGGGAAAGCATGAGCCCTTGTGCGGTCCCGGCTTTATTGGTTCCTAAACCTGGAGGTGCTTTTCGGATGTGTGTGGATAGCCGAGCGGTTAACAAAATCATGATTAAATATCGGTTCCCAATCCCCCGTTTTGACGATATGTTGGACCAACTGCATGGATCCACTATTTTTTCTAAACTTGATTTGCGGAGTGGCTATCATCAAATACGTATGAGACCGGGGGATGAGTGGAAGACGGCATTCAAAACTAGAGATGGTTTGTACAAGTGGCTTGTTATGCCTTTCGGGCTTTCGAATGCACCAAGCACGTTCATGCGGCTTATGAATCACATCTTCAAACACCTTATCGGTAAGTTCGTTGTGGTTTATTTCGATGATATATTGGTCTTTAGTCGTTCGTCGGACCAACATTTGACTCACTTACGGGCGGTTTTCACAATCCTACGCGAACAAAAGCTTTACGCCAATTCAAAAAAATGTCAATTTTTCGCCGAAGAAGTGAAGTTTTTGGGCTATTTGGTGTCAAAAGACGGTATTCGGATGGACCCCATTAAAACCGAGTCCATAACATCTTGGCCAATTCCAACGCCTTTCCACGAGGTGCGTAGTTTTCATGGGTTGGCGTCGTTTTACCGCCGCTTTATTAAAGATTTTAGTACTATTGTCGCGCCTATCACCGAATGTTTGAAGAAATCAAAGTTTATTTGGACCGACGAAGCTCAAAAATCTTTTGAGAGTTTAAAAAAGGCGGTCACGAAAACCCCAGTTTTAGCTTTACCGAGTTTTGACCAAGTTTTTCAAGTGGAATGTGATGCTTCCGGGTTGGGAATTGGAGCCGTTTTAAGCCAAGGATCGAGACCGATTGCGTTTTTTAGTGAAAAATTTAACGAAACTCGCCGTCGGTATAGCacttatgataaagaattttatGCTATTGTGCGAAGCCTTGAGTATTGGCGCCACTATTTGTTGCCAAACGACTTTATTTTATACTCCGACCACCAGGCACTAAAATACATTCAAGGGCAAGCAAATTTAAACCCGAGACATGCTAAATGGGTCTAA